One Endozoicomonas gorgoniicola DNA window includes the following coding sequences:
- a CDS encoding IS1182 family transposase produces MSPPPKFKDSPVEFDQHLLFPTNIFDLLPKDHDCYIYETIFQNIDTSEVEKQYHHLGQHAYPPKLIVGILIYAYSHGVFSSREIEKRCRQDLAFMYISQMNCPNFRVLGDFRKNNLSFFHDCFKQSVKLAMELKLASLGHISLDGSKFKANSSKHKAMSYGRLKAKEAELSAEVDELIKKASQCDQEEDDAYKETNGYSIPEDLQFKEERLKKIKAAKKALEEREKALNPDEPIDDKKQISFADHDARVMSKKGYCEYSYNAQINVDADHQIIVGQHISQRANDVQEVEPALQALSESTDGAAVDKWSMDNGYFSGPNLHTLDKHGIDGYIATDKEEKPAVTNLENTDRKFVKADFTYNIEADVFICPAGEKLVTNPASKAKRKGYRANKEVCRECAYRSRCSGSKKSAGKVIRTDKFETARQAMNKKMETSEAKAVYERRKVIAEPPFGQIKNSGFRSFSLRGKEKVEAEFSLVCTVHNFKKIVKKALTGSLRLEDLKKVEKAA; encoded by the coding sequence ATGTCGCCACCACCAAAATTCAAGGATAGCCCTGTTGAGTTCGACCAGCACCTGCTGTTTCCAACCAACATCTTTGATCTTCTTCCCAAAGATCATGACTGCTACATCTATGAGACCATCTTCCAGAACATTGATACCTCGGAAGTTGAAAAGCAGTACCATCACCTTGGACAGCATGCCTACCCACCCAAGCTGATCGTAGGTATCCTGATCTACGCCTACAGTCATGGTGTATTCAGCTCCCGTGAAATAGAAAAACGGTGTCGGCAGGACTTGGCATTCATGTACATCTCTCAGATGAATTGCCCAAACTTTCGGGTCCTGGGGGACTTCCGCAAAAACAACCTGTCGTTTTTTCATGACTGTTTCAAACAGTCCGTCAAGCTGGCGATGGAGCTGAAACTGGCATCGCTTGGGCATATCAGCCTGGATGGTTCGAAATTCAAAGCCAACAGTTCAAAGCATAAGGCCATGAGCTACGGCCGGCTTAAAGCCAAAGAGGCAGAACTCAGCGCTGAGGTTGATGAACTGATCAAAAAAGCCAGCCAGTGCGATCAGGAAGAAGACGACGCCTACAAAGAAACCAATGGCTACAGTATTCCTGAAGACCTCCAGTTTAAAGAAGAACGGCTGAAGAAAATTAAGGCTGCCAAAAAAGCACTGGAAGAGCGTGAGAAAGCCCTCAATCCGGACGAGCCAATAGACGACAAGAAACAGATTAGCTTTGCAGACCATGATGCCCGGGTGATGAGCAAGAAAGGGTACTGCGAATACAGCTACAATGCCCAAATTAATGTAGATGCGGATCACCAGATCATTGTTGGCCAACACATCAGCCAGCGCGCCAACGACGTACAGGAAGTAGAACCTGCTCTTCAGGCTTTGTCAGAATCTACCGATGGCGCAGCTGTGGATAAATGGAGTATGGACAACGGCTATTTTTCAGGGCCAAATCTGCACACCTTGGATAAACACGGAATAGACGGTTATATCGCTACTGATAAGGAAGAAAAACCGGCTGTCACGAACCTTGAAAATACTGATCGAAAATTTGTCAAAGCGGATTTTACATACAATATTGAAGCTGACGTCTTCATCTGTCCGGCTGGGGAAAAATTGGTTACCAATCCAGCCAGTAAAGCTAAGAGGAAAGGCTACCGGGCAAACAAGGAAGTATGCCGAGAGTGCGCTTACCGCTCCAGATGCAGTGGCTCCAAGAAAAGTGCAGGCAAGGTAATTCGCACAGACAAGTTTGAAACTGCACGACAAGCCATGAATAAAAAAATGGAAACAAGCGAAGCGAAAGCGGTATACGAACGTCGCAAAGTAATAGCGGAACCGCCGTTTGGTCAGATAAAAAACTCTGGATTCAGGAGTTTCAGTCTGCGCGGGAAAGAGAAAGTGGAAGCAGAGTTTTCACTGGTATGCACAGTGCATAATTTCAAAAAAATTGTGAAGAAAGCTTTAACGGGGTCACTCCGTCTTGAGGATTTAAAAAAGGTTGAAAAAGCGGCATAA
- a CDS encoding site-specific integrase, whose protein sequence is MFSVSMDVDRFEHYALPQTSGQFVMPDDNTVVSVDKDGNPVSYFANDVWDYNAFFNRTNEGKWNYKINFHPEKHNPELLLELKQRIYFLIWGVKGDLLHMGGDTFRKFSACHSVAQCVNIALRVFKGTAIGSFSLLNNELVFSQILHHNKGLSEKSVLNRLHALSVLTQVNSHFPESSRYTLGLLEGKSLEKIAKQYSTAGKGHYPTVIPVIYEQLMGRLVQNVTSAYERLSHLRDVKAYARQYGLTERQSVDEFKAIEGACFFSLSAFTGMRISELTQISATSYKEIDLDGITLCTLRSWTRKLEKVPREDVWACAPICKKALEVLTVLNDDYRLSKGDIHRSPRFTFDGTGGRGDNIFRQLEDVALNTQNLRKLFREYSKHLDISYDPVEMDEVYRLLNPLVLARYNPIKAREDGTFYWHFSTHSLRRTFAHFVVGNGLVTLAALKHQFKHISLSMTAIYASHSEVLTLMGIENPASIKKAVEEAEMESHKIYLKDMMDNPQKQSGGYMKTFEGDPKVMTEEQFEALAKSTQGANKSTGYGRCFAGEKCKMTHLFEPSGCVGRDCENLNINQAEAKRWQQRHQRIGARLRQMKDMGFYNRNTLARELTDIRSAEKVMTDHNIAFERFELGAL, encoded by the coding sequence ATGTTTTCTGTCAGCATGGATGTTGACCGGTTTGAACACTACGCCTTGCCGCAAACCTCCGGCCAGTTTGTGATGCCGGACGACAACACGGTGGTAAGCGTCGATAAAGACGGCAATCCTGTATCCTACTTTGCCAATGATGTCTGGGATTACAATGCATTTTTTAACCGTACCAATGAGGGAAAATGGAACTATAAAATTAATTTCCATCCAGAGAAGCACAACCCCGAGCTGCTCCTGGAGTTAAAACAGCGGATCTATTTTCTGATCTGGGGGGTGAAAGGCGATCTGCTGCACATGGGAGGTGATACGTTTCGCAAATTTAGTGCGTGCCATAGTGTGGCGCAATGCGTAAACATCGCTTTAAGGGTGTTTAAAGGTACGGCTATTGGCTCCTTTTCGCTGCTCAACAATGAGTTGGTTTTCAGTCAAATCCTGCACCATAATAAAGGGCTTAGTGAAAAAAGCGTTCTGAACCGCCTCCATGCGCTTAGTGTACTTACCCAGGTCAATTCACATTTCCCGGAGTCATCACGGTACACGCTGGGACTGCTCGAAGGTAAATCGCTAGAGAAGATCGCCAAGCAATACTCTACTGCAGGAAAAGGGCATTACCCCACCGTGATTCCGGTGATTTATGAGCAGCTGATGGGGCGTTTAGTGCAGAACGTGACTAGTGCCTATGAAAGGCTGTCCCACCTTCGTGATGTTAAAGCTTATGCCAGACAATACGGTTTGACGGAGCGGCAGTCTGTTGATGAGTTTAAAGCCATCGAAGGAGCGTGTTTTTTTTCGTTGTCTGCCTTTACTGGGATGCGTATCAGTGAATTAACCCAGATAAGTGCCACCTCTTACAAGGAAATCGATCTCGATGGCATAACACTCTGCACCCTGCGGTCATGGACGCGCAAATTGGAAAAAGTTCCCAGGGAAGATGTCTGGGCCTGCGCACCCATCTGTAAAAAAGCACTGGAAGTGCTGACCGTCCTCAATGATGACTACCGCTTATCTAAAGGAGACATTCACCGTTCTCCGAGATTCACTTTTGATGGAACCGGCGGCAGAGGTGACAACATCTTCCGCCAGTTGGAAGACGTTGCTTTAAATACACAGAATCTTAGGAAACTATTTAGAGAGTATTCCAAACACCTCGACATTTCTTATGACCCCGTTGAAATGGATGAAGTGTATCGCTTGCTCAACCCGCTAGTTCTTGCTCGATATAACCCAATAAAAGCACGGGAGGATGGCACATTTTATTGGCACTTTTCCACGCACTCACTGAGGCGCACCTTTGCACACTTTGTTGTTGGAAATGGCTTGGTGACACTAGCAGCATTGAAGCATCAATTTAAGCACATCAGCCTCAGCATGACGGCGATTTATGCCAGCCACTCTGAGGTACTTACCCTGATGGGAATAGAAAACCCTGCGAGCATAAAAAAAGCTGTTGAAGAGGCTGAAATGGAAAGCCACAAAATCTATCTGAAAGACATGATGGATAACCCTCAGAAGCAATCGGGCGGATATATGAAGACGTTTGAGGGGGATCCCAAGGTAATGACGGAAGAGCAGTTTGAAGCGCTGGCAAAAAGCACCCAGGGTGCCAATAAGTCCACGGGTTATGGCCGGTGTTTTGCGGGTGAAAAGTGCAAGATGACGCACTTGTTTGAGCCATCTGGTTGCGTGGGGCGTGACTGCGAGAACCTGAATATCAATCAGGCCGAAGCAAAACGCTGGCAGCAACGACATCAGAGAATTGGCGCAAGGTTGCGACAAATGAAGGACATGGGGTTTTACAACCGCAACACGCTGGCTCGTGAACTAACGGACATTCGCTCAGCAGAGAAAGTCATGACAGATCACAACATCGCATTCGAGCGGTTTGAGTTAGGAGCCTTATAA
- a CDS encoding IS1380 family transposase, with product MNKLTQEQLRFHPSNGKTIRADFNGGELSSDFGALMLRETMLHSGIISRLTDGIDDKRHQSYIDHTLQELIAQRVLQMACGYEDANDSNHLRKDPIFKLANGRNPLDDDNHLASAPTYTRLGQSMTKRDIYNMTKALADHFISSYEYPPLAIIIDLDHTPAITHGGQQMNLFNAKYQDYCYLPLMIFEGLSGKLITSILRPGKTPTGRENAAILQRLIKLIRTRWPKTHLLVRGDSHFAQPELMQVVQDDPHSDYVLGKGAGHKTALRPKAKELLDEARKALDVKTGLAKLNNMPEPERLKLYGETDYQAKSWKGLDTRIIYKAEVNQKGDNPRFIVTSMKETSPEDIYEKLYCPRGQDENFIKHLKSDLSGDRLSDQGFLANHLRMFYACAAYVLHHELRTKALKGTELEKAQPSTVIVKLCKIAVKVVEYKDRIKLHLPRSCPIKGLLQHITEVFYSMPLSRPG from the coding sequence ATGAACAAACTTACACAAGAACAGCTTCGTTTTCACCCCTCCAACGGAAAAACTATCCGGGCAGACTTCAATGGCGGAGAATTATCCTCTGATTTTGGCGCCCTGATGCTACGTGAAACAATGCTTCACAGCGGTATCATATCCAGGCTGACTGACGGCATTGACGATAAACGTCATCAATCCTACATCGACCACACCCTGCAAGAACTCATTGCCCAAAGAGTTCTGCAAATGGCCTGTGGTTATGAAGATGCAAACGACAGCAACCATCTGCGTAAAGACCCAATCTTTAAGCTTGCCAATGGAAGAAACCCACTGGACGATGATAACCATCTGGCTTCCGCTCCAACGTATACAAGGCTTGGTCAGTCCATGACCAAACGGGATATTTATAATATGACCAAAGCACTGGCTGATCACTTCATCAGCAGTTATGAATACCCACCATTAGCCATCATTATCGACCTGGATCATACGCCTGCTATCACCCATGGCGGCCAGCAGATGAACCTGTTCAACGCCAAATATCAAGACTACTGTTACTTGCCCTTAATGATCTTTGAGGGGCTCAGCGGCAAGCTGATCACTTCGATCCTGCGTCCTGGAAAAACACCCACAGGCCGAGAGAATGCAGCTATTCTCCAGCGCCTCATTAAGCTGATCCGTACAAGATGGCCGAAAACCCATTTACTGGTTCGTGGGGATAGCCACTTTGCCCAACCAGAGTTAATGCAGGTTGTTCAGGATGACCCTCACTCCGACTACGTGCTGGGAAAAGGCGCAGGACACAAGACGGCCTTGCGACCTAAAGCCAAAGAGTTGCTGGATGAAGCGCGGAAAGCTCTCGACGTTAAAACCGGGCTGGCAAAACTGAACAACATGCCAGAGCCTGAGCGACTCAAGCTCTACGGAGAAACGGACTATCAGGCAAAAAGCTGGAAAGGGCTGGACACCCGGATAATCTATAAGGCAGAGGTCAACCAGAAAGGCGACAACCCCCGTTTTATTGTGACGTCAATGAAGGAGACTTCACCTGAGGATATTTATGAAAAGCTTTACTGCCCCAGAGGGCAGGATGAGAATTTCATCAAACACCTGAAAAGTGATTTGTCCGGTGACCGGTTGTCAGATCAGGGCTTTCTGGCAAACCATCTGAGAATGTTTTACGCCTGCGCGGCTTACGTTCTTCATCATGAGCTGAGAACTAAAGCTCTGAAAGGTACAGAGCTGGAAAAAGCCCAGCCATCAACGGTGATAGTAAAGCTCTGCAAGATTGCGGTTAAGGTGGTTGAGTATAAAGACCGAATCAAACTGCACTTGCCTCGCAGCTGCCCAATAAAAGGGCTTTTGCAGCATATAACCGAAGTCTTTTACTCAATGCCGCTGTCTCGACCGGGATAG
- a CDS encoding tetratricopeptide repeat protein: protein MVDPIISSDWAELASFYEISGLRNTLFSLLFLSLSAVGSGGVSDQSYEQAAASHRKAAEQGHAAAQYSLGFMYSKGHGVTQSDEQAVAWHRKAAEQGYADSQFSLGIMYDYGLGVKQSDEQAVAWYRKAADQGDADAQCLLGLMYFHGRGVKKSIEQSFYWSRKAANQGHEDAQKHLKYLEELLNT, encoded by the coding sequence TTGGTCGACCCAATTATATCAAGTGATTGGGCGGAACTTGCCTCTTTTTATGAAATATCCGGGTTAAGAAATACGCTATTCAGTTTGTTATTTTTGTCTTTGTCCGCTGTAGGTTCCGGTGGTGTATCAGATCAAAGTTACGAGCAGGCCGCAGCCTCGCATCGCAAGGCCGCAGAGCAGGGGCATGCAGCTGCCCAATATTCCTTGGGTTTTATGTATTCCAAAGGCCATGGTGTAACACAAAGTGACGAACAGGCCGTTGCCTGGCATCGCAAGGCCGCAGAGCAGGGGTATGCAGATTCTCAGTTCTCATTGGGTATAATGTATGATTATGGCCTTGGCGTAAAACAGAGTGACGAACAGGCCGTTGCCTGGTATCGCAAGGCCGCAGATCAGGGGGATGCAGATGCCCAATGCTTGTTGGGTTTAATGTATTTTCATGGTAGGGGTGTGAAAAAAAGTATCGAACAGTCGTTCTACTGGTCGCGTAAAGCTGCGAACCAAGGGCATGAAGATGCTCAAAAACATCTGAAATATTTAGAAGAGCTTCTTAATACATAA
- a CDS encoding helix-turn-helix domain-containing protein: MDPKQQFGRKLKELRKQQGLSQEELAHRAGLHNPDISEIEHGQRNPTLMTMHRLAQALDVEIKIFFE, from the coding sequence TTGGATCCAAAGCAGCAGTTCGGACGCAAGCTAAAAGAGCTGAGAAAGCAGCAAGGTCTCAGCCAAGAGGAGCTGGCTCACAGAGCTGGCCTACATAATCCGGATATCAGTGAAATAGAACACGGTCAACGAAATCCTACTCTGATGACAATGCATCGCCTGGCGCAGGCACTGGATGTAGAGATAAAGATTTTTTTCGAGTAG
- a CDS encoding transposase, which yields MAEKRRRKSNYSPEFMDKAVDIALASILPDKEVARLLGVNASTLATWKGKRARMIIGPQQPQEAMSFEIEEEQDAADVSDNESFDASPYEASDEPIPPQPDASSQDAPSQHEDVKLILNDVAKLIPEEINQLRRENLRLKNEKDVLQEALIILAGSYLRA from the coding sequence ATGGCCGAGAAAAGACGTAGAAAATCGAATTATTCCCCTGAATTTATGGATAAAGCTGTGGACATTGCTTTGGCATCGATTCTCCCTGACAAAGAGGTGGCAAGATTGTTAGGAGTCAATGCCAGCACTCTGGCTACATGGAAGGGTAAGAGGGCAAGGATGATAATTGGGCCTCAGCAGCCACAGGAAGCCATGTCATTCGAGATAGAAGAGGAGCAGGATGCTGCTGATGTCTCAGATAATGAATCTTTTGACGCCAGCCCTTATGAGGCTTCAGATGAGCCGATTCCGCCTCAGCCTGACGCATCCTCTCAGGACGCACCCTCTCAGCATGAAGATGTAAAGCTGATCCTCAACGATGTGGCCAAGCTGATCCCCGAGGAAATTAACCAGCTCAGGAGAGAAAATCTCAGACTAAAAAATGAGAAGGATGTTTTGCAGGAGGCTCTTATCATCCTGGCTGGTTCATACCTGCGAGCTTAG
- the tnpA gene encoding IS66 family insertion sequence element accessory protein TnpA has protein sequence MTTHRPTDFWKHLIRAWNKSGLSQSEYARRHELPVKTFGYHKRRLDNQRIIQSALYSKEPKPLIPVSVAQEPEPQKTPETGITLVSPGMGVEICF, from the coding sequence ATGACAACCCATCGCCCCACCGATTTCTGGAAACACCTTATCCGAGCCTGGAACAAAAGCGGGCTCTCCCAGTCCGAATATGCCCGCAGGCATGAACTCCCGGTTAAAACATTCGGATACCATAAAAGACGCCTCGATAATCAAAGGATCATTCAGTCCGCTCTCTATTCAAAAGAGCCAAAGCCTTTGATTCCTGTTTCCGTCGCACAAGAGCCGGAACCTCAAAAAACACCGGAAACAGGCATCACCCTTGTCAGCCCCGGAATGGGAGTGGAGATATGTTTCTGA
- a CDS encoding IS30 family transposase, translating into MAYTHLSSEERYYIETELKNGTSQNKIAKKLGRSQPTVSREVNRNKGQRGYRHQQANRTARQRHKDKPKAIKLTDDIKQRISNDIRSDWSPEQVAGRLEKDGVIKLHHETIYQFVADDKRRGGSLYKHLRHQKKTYRKRYGSAHNRTGIPNRVGIEERPEVVNNRERVGDWEADTVIGKNHKGAIATLDERKTKLRLAVPLPGKKAKAVKQGIIDVLKPLKRFVKTITYDNGKEFVQHESIAKALKCDSYFAAPYHSWERGQNENANGLLRQYFPKSMELNGVTEKDVIIAVDKLNNRPRKCLGYKTPYEAFKESTGIDARKVMGYALMT; encoded by the coding sequence ATGGCCTATACACACCTGAGCTCTGAAGAGAGATATTATATCGAAACTGAACTCAAAAATGGGACTTCACAAAACAAAATTGCTAAAAAGCTTGGCCGTTCACAGCCTACCGTGTCGCGAGAAGTAAACCGCAATAAAGGGCAAAGAGGGTACAGGCACCAACAGGCTAATCGCACAGCTCGGCAGCGGCACAAAGATAAGCCAAAAGCTATTAAGCTGACAGACGACATTAAACAACGTATTTCAAACGATATCCGTTCAGATTGGAGTCCTGAACAAGTGGCTGGAAGGCTTGAAAAGGACGGTGTAATCAAGCTGCATCATGAGACGATTTATCAATTTGTAGCGGATGATAAACGGCGCGGAGGCTCGCTCTATAAGCACTTGAGGCACCAGAAAAAAACTTATCGAAAGCGATACGGTTCAGCTCATAACCGAACCGGTATACCAAATCGGGTTGGCATTGAAGAACGCCCCGAAGTGGTCAACAACAGAGAGCGAGTTGGTGACTGGGAAGCTGATACTGTAATAGGTAAAAATCATAAAGGAGCCATCGCTACATTAGATGAACGAAAAACCAAGCTTCGCCTTGCTGTCCCTCTACCAGGCAAGAAGGCAAAAGCGGTTAAACAGGGAATAATTGACGTACTCAAGCCTCTGAAAAGGTTTGTAAAGACAATAACATACGACAATGGAAAGGAGTTTGTTCAGCATGAATCAATTGCCAAAGCTTTAAAATGTGACAGCTACTTTGCTGCCCCCTACCATTCTTGGGAAAGAGGCCAGAATGAGAATGCTAATGGTTTGCTAAGGCAGTATTTCCCCAAGTCGATGGAGCTTAATGGCGTGACAGAAAAAGATGTCATCATTGCAGTGGATAAGCTGAACAACAGGCCAAGAAAGTGCCTGGGCTACAAGACTCCTTATGAGGCATTTAAAGAGTCAACTGGAATAGATGCAAGAAAAGTCATGGGTTATGCACTTATGACTTGA
- a CDS encoding type I restriction enzyme endonuclease domain-containing protein, which yields MGNKDYRKELDRQFKNEKSNFKIAIVVDMWLTGFDVPFLDTIYIDKPIQKHNLIQTISRVNRKFSGKDKGLVVDYIGIKSQMNQALAQFSKADEANFEDVQQSVIVVKDHLDLLRQMFHKFDASSYFSGHPVEQLSCLNNAAEFVLKFGTLEKRFMALVKRLKAAYDVCCGSELLTGEERDRIHFYLAVRSIVFKLTRGEAPDTAQMNAKVRELIAQAIQSDGVEEIFRLGEDGAAEIDIFDEDYLAKIDKIKLPHTKIQLLQKMLAKAIEGFKETNRAKGIEFTQKFQSLVNRYNERREEDVLVSEVLEEFSDEILNLMADLKREMSSFDGMGISFEEKAFYDILMSLAVKYDFSYPEDKLVELSQEVKGVVDDKARFPDWNNRDDIKASLKVDLILLLAKFGYPPVSRDEVYKEIFEQAENFKKT from the coding sequence GTGGGCAATAAAGACTATCGCAAAGAGCTGGATCGCCAGTTTAAAAACGAGAAGTCCAACTTCAAAATCGCCATTGTGGTGGATATGTGGCTGACCGGCTTTGACGTGCCGTTCCTCGATACGATTTATATTGATAAGCCGATCCAGAAACATAACCTGATCCAGACCATTTCCCGGGTGAACCGCAAGTTCTCCGGCAAGGACAAGGGACTGGTGGTGGATTACATCGGCATCAAGAGCCAGATGAATCAGGCACTGGCGCAGTTCTCGAAAGCGGATGAGGCGAATTTTGAGGATGTTCAGCAGTCGGTGATCGTGGTGAAAGACCATCTCGACCTGTTGCGGCAGATGTTTCATAAGTTCGATGCGTCGTCTTATTTCTCTGGACACCCCGTAGAGCAGTTAAGCTGTCTGAACAATGCCGCCGAGTTTGTGCTGAAGTTTGGCACGCTAGAAAAACGCTTTATGGCACTGGTGAAGCGTCTGAAAGCAGCTTATGACGTGTGTTGTGGCAGTGAGCTGTTAACTGGGGAGGAGCGGGACCGGATTCATTTTTATCTGGCGGTGCGTTCCATTGTCTTTAAGCTGACCAGGGGCGAAGCACCGGATACGGCACAGATGAACGCCAAAGTTCGGGAGCTGATTGCCCAGGCGATTCAGAGCGATGGTGTGGAGGAAATCTTCCGTCTTGGAGAGGATGGAGCAGCAGAAATTGATATTTTCGATGAGGATTATCTTGCCAAGATCGACAAGATCAAGCTGCCCCACACCAAAATCCAGCTGTTGCAGAAGATGCTTGCCAAGGCCATTGAGGGCTTTAAGGAAACCAACCGGGCAAAGGGCATTGAGTTTACCCAGAAGTTTCAGTCGCTGGTGAATCGCTACAACGAGCGCAGGGAAGAAGATGTGCTGGTAAGCGAGGTGCTGGAAGAGTTCTCGGATGAAATCCTCAACCTGATGGCAGACCTTAAGCGGGAGATGTCGTCTTTTGATGGCATGGGTATCAGCTTTGAAGAGAAAGCCTTCTACGACATTCTGATGTCGCTGGCGGTGAAGTATGACTTCTCTTATCCCGAAGATAAGCTGGTTGAGCTGTCGCAGGAGGTTAAGGGCGTGGTAGACGACAAAGCCCGTTTTCCGGACTGGAATAACCGGGATGATATCAAGGCTTCGCTGAAGGTTGACCTGATCCTGCTGCTGGCGAAATTTGGGTATCCGCCGGTAAGTCGGGATGAGGTGTATAAAGAGATATTTGAGCAGGCGGAGAATTTTAAGAAGACCTGA
- a CDS encoding DEAD/DEAH box helicase family protein → MGSLFADYEFFYAWRKVTGDESIEKDGIDSLHTMLNGLFDKQRLRQVMRHFIYFPDKASSHGGREVKIVCRYPQFYAVNKLYDHILLHKKPEGDGKGGTYFGATGCGKSFTMQFLARRLMKSLALESPTIVLITDRTDLDDQLSKQMTNAKTYMGDETIISVESREQLRMLLKGRNSGGVFLTTIHKFTEDTELLTERDNVICISDEAHRSQINLDQKVSITEDGVKKSYGFAYHLHQSLPNATYVGFTGTPIDATLDVFGEVVDSYTMSESVKDEITVRIVYEGRAAKVILDNRKLEEIEKYYQDCAEAGASEYQIEESKKAVASMGSILGDPDRIRALARDFVAHYENRLAEGSTVKGKAMFVSSERKVAWAFYKELRTIRPQWFEVLECEEGSELSEKEKKKIKPMERVKMVMTRGKDDEKELYDLGACRT, encoded by the coding sequence CCTGGCGCAAGGTGACCGGGGATGAGTCTATAGAAAAGGATGGCATTGATTCGCTGCATACGATGTTGAACGGGCTGTTCGACAAGCAGCGGTTGCGGCAGGTGATGCGGCACTTTATTTATTTCCCGGATAAGGCCTCTTCTCATGGAGGGCGGGAGGTAAAAATTGTCTGCCGTTACCCGCAGTTTTATGCGGTGAACAAACTGTACGACCATATTCTTCTACACAAAAAGCCGGAAGGCGACGGTAAGGGCGGCACCTATTTTGGTGCCACCGGCTGCGGCAAGAGTTTTACCATGCAGTTTCTTGCCCGTCGGCTGATGAAAAGCCTCGCCCTTGAAAGCCCGACCATTGTGCTGATTACCGACCGTACCGATCTGGACGATCAGCTGTCGAAGCAGATGACCAATGCCAAAACCTATATGGGCGACGAAACCATTATCTCGGTGGAAAGCCGGGAGCAGTTGCGGATGCTGTTGAAAGGTCGTAACAGTGGCGGGGTGTTCCTCACCACCATTCACAAGTTTACGGAAGATACCGAGCTGCTGACGGAACGGGATAATGTGATCTGCATTTCCGATGAAGCCCACCGCAGCCAGATAAACCTTGACCAGAAGGTGTCCATTACCGAAGACGGCGTAAAAAAGTCTTATGGCTTTGCTTACCACCTGCATCAGTCGCTGCCGAACGCCACTTATGTAGGCTTCACCGGCACGCCCATTGATGCGACGCTGGACGTGTTTGGTGAGGTGGTAGACAGCTACACCATGAGCGAGTCGGTGAAGGATGAGATTACCGTTCGTATTGTCTATGAAGGCCGTGCCGCTAAGGTGATTCTCGATAACCGCAAGCTGGAGGAGATCGAGAAATATTATCAGGACTGCGCCGAAGCGGGTGCCAGCGAATACCAGATTGAGGAAAGCAAGAAGGCGGTAGCCAGTATGGGCTCGATTCTGGGTGATCCTGACCGGATTCGGGCATTGGCAAGGGATTTTGTCGCCCATTACGAGAACCGGCTTGCCGAAGGTTCCACGGTGAAGGGCAAGGCGATGTTTGTGTCCAGCGAACGCAAGGTCGCCTGGGCTTTTTATAAGGAGCTTCGCACCATTCGTCCTCAATGGTTTGAAGTGCTGGAATGTGAAGAAGGCTCGGAGCTGTCGGAGAAAGAGAAGAAAAAGATTAAGCCCATGGAACGGGTCAAAATGGTGATGACCCGTGGCAAGGACGACGAGAAGGAATTGTATGACCTAGGAGCCTGTCGGACTTAG